One genomic region from Opisthocomus hoazin isolate bOpiHoa1 chromosome Z, bOpiHoa1.hap1, whole genome shotgun sequence encodes:
- the MRPL17 gene encoding large ribosomal subunit protein bL17m, whose product MRLSAAAAISHGRVHRRFGLSPRSRLDLLRNLVTALVRHERIEAPWARADEMRGYAERLIDYAKMGDTNERAMRMANFWLTEKDLIHKLFKVLAPRFQPHPGSYTRLLQIPNRDSLDRAKMAVIELKGNPFPPLIRPQRDTEKTLLNQLLKGYREEMQRAAAPQAPEGTPV is encoded by the exons ATGCGGCTGTCGGCGGCGGCTGCCATCTCGCACGGGCGCGTGCACCGGCGGTTTGGGCTGAGCCCGCGCTCGCGCCTCGACCTGCTGCGCAACCTGGTTACGGCGCTGGTGCGGCACGAGCGCATCGAGGCGCCGTGGGCGCGGGCCGACGAGATGCGGGGCTACGCCGAGCGG CTCATCGACTACGCCAAGATGGGGGACACCAATGAGCGTGCCATGCGCATGGCGAATTTCTGGCTGACG GAGAAGGACCTCATCCACAAGCTGTTCAAGGTGCTGGCGCCCCGGTTCCAGCCCCACCCCGGCAGCTACACCCGCCTGCTGCAGATCCCCAACCGGGATAGCCTTGACCGCGCCAAGATGGCGGTCATAGAGCTTAAGGGGAACCCCTTCCCACCGCTCATCCGCCCGCAGCGAGACACCGAGAAGACACTGCTCAACCAGCTCCTGAAGGGCTACCGGGAGGAGATgcagcgggcagcagccccgcaggcCCCTGAGGGCACTCCCGTGtag
- the ARHGEF39 gene encoding rho guanine nucleotide exchange factor 39, translating into MSDPSLVFVAGANTVEEQRARWERKRSRTAKELLETEHKYLEQLDLVVTFFVTILKAKGTLKPAVLETIFGPLESIYSASQVLLLHLERGSLGLGLENFCRNLGLYGHYAENLEQSNKTLKEQLRKNKSFRRFKKLQETRPQFQGRKLEDLLPLPLQRLHQYKHFLRDLLENTSPDSAEYQKLAKAVKSVSEVSRWVQDIVRKRENSLQLLRVQKLLKGQKTQILTPGRWYIREGWLLVVPSKGEELKRRMFFLFSDIFIATKPCHPLHPLNSNKLACRAVYPLHQCVVDKVFGHTHSEGGLLSLSFPHKTLLLMSSDQQDINDWYRSLTATVRQLKT; encoded by the exons ATGAGTGACCCATCCCTGGTGTTTGTGGCTGGAGCAAACACTGTGGAAGAGCAGAGGGCTCGCTGGGAGAGAAAGCGCAGCCGGACAGCCAAGGAGCTGCTGGAAACCGAACACAAATACCTTGAGCAGCTGGATTTGGTGGTCACA TTCTTCGTGACAATTTTGAAGGCCAAAGGGACGCTGAAACCTGCTGTGTTGGAAACCATATTTGGACCCCTGGAATCCATATATTCGGCCAGCCA GGTTCTGTTGCTTCACCTGGAGAGAGGGAGTTTGGGACTAGGGTTGGAAAATTTCTGTCGGAATCTGGGGCTTTATGGTCACTACGCTGAGAATTTGGAACAGTCAAATAAAACCTTGAAG GAGCAATTGAGGAAAAATAAGTCATTCCGACGGTTTAAGAAACTCCAGGAGACTCGACCTCAGTTTCAAGGGAGGAAGCTAGAGGATCTGCTTCCTTTGCCCCTGCAGAGGTTGCACCA GTACAAGCATTTCCTCagagacctgctggagaacaccaGCCCAGACAGTGCTGAGTACCAGAAACTTGCAA AGGCTGTGAAATCTGTTTCTGAGGTATCTCGGTGGGTCCAAGACATTGTTCGTAAGCGAGAGAACTCATTGCAGCTACTTCGGGTTCAGAAACTGCTCAAAGGACAGAAGACACAGATTTTGACTCCAG GGCGCTGGTACATCCGGGAAGGCTGGCTTTTGGTGGTGCCTTCAAAGGGAGAAGAACTGAAGCGCAGgatgttcttccttttttctgaTATCTTTATTGCAACAAAGCCCTGCCACCCACTGCACCCGCTGAACTCAAACAAACTGGCATGCCGGGCCGTCTACCCTCTTCACCAGTGCGTGGTGGATAAAGTGTTCGGCCACACGCACAGCGAGGGAGGGCTCCTCAGT CTTTCCTTTCCACACAAGACACTGCTGTTGATGTCCAGCGACCAACAAGATATTAATGACTGGTATCGGAGTCTCACAGCCACCGTCAG acagctgaaaaccTGA